Below is a window of Micromonospora chersina DNA.
CAGGTCGGCGGTCAGGCCGGGGAACAATTCCTCGAGGATCTGGCGACCCCGGGCGAGCAGGCCGTGCGAGTGCTCGCTCTGCGGCACACCCTTGCGGTCGGCGGCCTCGGCCGGCAGGTCGTCCCGGTCGAAGACGGTCACCGTCGCGTACGACTCGCTCAGCACCCGGGCGACGAGCAGGCCGCCGATGCTGCCGCCGAGGACGATCGCCCGCCCGGTCTGGTTGGTGGTGGACACGGCTGACTCCGTTTCGCTTTCAATGGATGTCTCCACAGTCAGCGGCACGCCGTGTGCGGAAGGGAAGCGAATTGGCGGACGACTAGCTGACAGTGAAGTTCCGGTCAGGAGCGCCGCCGGCTCCGACCCGTCCGCCGATCACCCGACGGTGGGTGAAACTCCTGGTCAGGCCTTGTCTTCCGGCTCGGCCGGTCCGGCGGTGACCGACATCTCAGTCGACTAGCGGTCAGTCGTCCCGGGCCGTCGGCTCTGGGCGGACCACCGTGGTCAGGGGCGGGAAAGGATGCACGTTTCGCTTTCGCCCGGCGTCGGGCATGATGTGCGGGCCAAGCGGCGGTCGAGGTCGAGCGGAGAGAACGTGGGCGCGTCGGGATGGTCGTACAGCGTCGCCTACCAGCCGGACGTCGCCGCTGCGCTCGAACAGTTGCGTCAGGACGCGTACAACCGGGGCGCGTACTACCGCGAGGAGCCCGACCCGCTGTACGCCCTGACCGAGGACGAGTTCCGTGCGCGGCTCGATCCCGCCGATGACGACAGCGGGATCAACGAGTGCCTACTCGACGAATGGCGCGCCGCCCAGCGGCGACCCAAACCGATTGACCCGGACACGCTGTTCGCAGCGCAACCCCACTCAGGCACGCACTCCATCATCGATATGGCGAAGGGCGTGTCGGCCAAGCCGGCGCTGTTCACCGTCTCTCCACTGACCGACGAGCAGACGCTTGAGTTCTTCAAAACCCGAACGCCGGCCCCGGATCAGGTCGTGGAGTGGATGAAGACGTTCGACCCGTTCTCAATCCGCGAACGATGGCAGGGCGTATACGTCGTCAGCTACCTCGACGGCCACCCCGAGCAGATCCACTTCTCCGGGTTCTCGGGCGACTGAACGCCGAGATCCGGTGGACTCAGCGGTGTGTGCCGGCACGTAACATCTCGATGGTCTTGGTGACGCGCTGCGCCCGGGTGGCCTCCCGCTTGGCCTCGGTGATCCAGCGGACGAACTCCTTCCGATGCGAGGGGGCCAGCGCCTCGAACGCCACCTGCGCTTCGGCGTCGCCGGCCAGAGCGCCGGCCAGGTCCTCAGGCACCTCGACAGCACGCGTCCCCACGTCGGGGGCGATGCCGACCTCGTACGCCGACCCGATGCTGACCGCGGCCTGCTCCCGCGCCGCGCGGGACAACCCGATCAGGTTCTCGCCACCCATCCGAGCCACCCGCAGCGGCAACGTCACCCCATTGACACTGACCCGCACCGGGAACGCCTTGCGCCCCTCCCCCACGACGGCTACCTGCTCGTCGGACAGCACGAACGCCCCCGCCGGACCGCGCTGCTCCAACGTCAACGTCAACGTGAGGTTCTCGGCCATGACGCCATCGTAGCCGTCAGGTGTCCGGCAAAATCCCCGCCGGATCACCTACAGTCGGCCTGAAGTTGCTGCTTCACGGCGGTCCTGGTGACGGCCAGGTGGCCTCCGGCGCCGGCAAGGTCGGTGAAGAGGCCAGGGCTGACGCGGGCTCTTCGC
It encodes the following:
- a CDS encoding YdeI/OmpD-associated family protein produces the protein MAENLTLTLTLEQRGPAGAFVLSDEQVAVVGEGRKAFPVRVSVNGVTLPLRVARMGGENLIGLSRAAREQAAVSIGSAYEVGIAPDVGTRAVEVPEDLAGALAGDAEAQVAFEALAPSHRKEFVRWITEAKREATRAQRVTKTIEMLRAGTHR